Genomic segment of Callospermophilus lateralis isolate mCalLat2 unplaced genomic scaffold, mCalLat2.hap1 Scaffold_73, whole genome shotgun sequence:
CATGACATGCTAATTTTGCTGCTCAAAAACCAATATTATTACCAGATCTCGTAGGGTTAATGTCAGAAGATACACTAGCCCTTGGTTATTCACCATACTAACACCTTCTTTTTGTAAATTCAGGTCTTCTAAATAGTGTAGAAATATCAATGGCATTATCTCTCTTTATGCACTAAGATTTGTGAGTTAGTTGAGTAGGAAATGACTTTAGAGAACTTAGTACAAGCTTTTCATTTTAGGATGGTATAATAGGATGAAGAGTTATTGCCCAAAGATATCTGCATCTATTAAACAGTACCTGGGAATGTTATTATTGCAAAATGGACCTTGTAGGTATAATAAAATTTAGGATCTCAAGATGGTatgattatcctggattatctagGCCCTAGATATCACCATGAAGGACTTAGGAAATAGGAAATGTGACAAATAAAGAAGTTAGAGTGATCCAGGAGGGTGTCAGGAGGCAAAAAATGCAGTCACACTCCAGAGTCAAACAcaatgaaatgaatttttccctaGAACTACCAAAAGGAACCAGTTTTTATTACACCTTGACTTTAGCCCAGTGAAATCTGACCTCCATATCTTTAAAAGAATAAATCAACATtgttttaaaacactgaatttgTGGTGACTTGTTTAATCAGCAATTCAAAACTAATACAGGTCAACAAACTCTTGGAAATTGATTTAACATTGGACTACACATCCCTATCTAGCCCAAGACTCATACTGTCAGTTACTCAGGCCTTGAAAGCAAGAGCtgacataaaaattaagaaatatctGAGAATATATTGATACATGGCTTTGTAGTTACCTCAGATTTTTTGGTTTCTTAATTAtgttcatgaatattggatggaaATCCAACAGCAAAATATGGGCCAGAAGAATAGTCATGACAGGACTAAGAGAATAATAGGTGAAATGTAGTTGGgaatgtaagagagagagagagagagagtaattcACCAAGAGGAAACTATGACCGAGTATTGGTTGTGTTGGACACAAATTCTGTTGATAAAGTGATATGCTGGGCAAATGTGTTGAGAAAATTTTGAGCTTGTATCTGTTGGCTTTGAAGTactgtaatgaaatacctgaCACAGCTACTTGTGAAGTAAAATGAGGACTATTTTGCCTTGAAGGTTAAAATACAAGACCAGGCAGTCCACTTAGTTAGACCTCCAGTAAGGGCATTAATGGCAAAAGTGCATATCAGATTGAGTTTTCACATCTTTagctatatatatgtgtatgtgtgtaaacacacacacacacagacacatacacacacatatatatatatatatatatatatatatatatatatagagagagagagagagagagagagagacagagagacagagagacagagagagacagagacagagagagagagacagagagacagacagacaaaaaAGAGGACAGAGGATCCTACAATCCCCTCTGAGAATACACCTCCAATGACCTACGACCTCCCTCTCACAAGGCTCAATCTCTTCCAGTAATTCTACCCTAAGTACCAATTCTTTTCATATGGACCTTTGGGGGGAAACACTACCCATCATCACAGTGCTCTACCTCCCCAACCCCACTGAAAGCAGAATAGGTTGGAACAGAAGCCAAGGTGGTTAGGGAAGGAGGGGTACAGCAAGACAAGAAGCTAAGAGGTCATTTTTTTCTTGCCAGGAcataccattgcctttcctttaaGAATCAGCATCACAAACATCACTAAAAAAAGAGTTGGCACTGTCCTTAGAGGTCCTCAATCTTATCCATGAATAAAAATATAGGAATGATAATTTATCTATAAGCCTGGGATTCATCTTGTAGGAATGGGACAATAAGCTCATTGCTTTAGCTCCTTCCACTTTATAATTTAGATTTCTTGTTTATCAAAATCCAAGGAGAACCTTTCCTTCACATGTTATGACCCTCTCAAGTTCAAATATTGAAATTCTAATCCTCAAAGTAAAGGTTTTAAGAATGGTGCTTTCATAGATGATTAGGTCCTTAGGTCCTAAGATTAGGACTCTTATAAAACATGGTCATCTATGAGGAAGCAAGACCTGACCAGACAATCTAACCTctagaattgtgagaaataatcTTTCTAGTTTTTATATgacacccagtctgtggtactttgttagAGCACCCTGAATAGATGAACATACCTTATTCTCCAAGTTAAGTTAGGATGAGTACAGTATTTATGTGCAACCCAGGAAAATTCTAGGATTTAAAAGAAGAGGTACTCAATAGTAACACAAAGACTACCAGCTACAAATCAGAACAATTTATAGGCAGACTGGAAGAGATGATCACTTTGTAGAAAACATATGTATGTTCTATTCCTCCAATAGGATCATCCAAGACTCTCCAAAACGGCTTTCTAAAAACAACAACCTCAGCACTAAATGGTGATAATTTTCTATCTTgctttctctctgcctctctctcccttttctggaTGATTCCAGATTATCTATGTATCTAGAAATGCCAAGGACTGTCTGGTATCTTACtatcatttttcaagaatgaattcAATGGTGCCTGACCCTGGTACATGGGAGGAATACATTGAAACATTCAAAGATGGAAAAGGTAAGTGAAAGGAAACTGTGGCTTCCTATTTTCTCCCTCACTTAGCTATTGACATAAAAAAAGAAGAGTTTTCACTGAATTGTATCTGTCAAGGTCCTGCAAGGAAGTAGATGTCATGAATGAAGTCTCCCAGAAGATGTCAAGAAATAGACTATTCACAATGCTGTGGGCAGAGTTTTGGGAAATCAACAAGAACTAGTGAAGTATTCTTGAAGGAGCAACAGTTCCCTGGAGATAGGAGATGTCCCCTTCACAGAAGCTGAGGCCTTTGGTGGAGGTAGCAATCAATAAAGTGAGTCAATTGGGAGGCATCagtgaaacaaatatattgttctttctctcttcctgcttGCAAAAGCCTTCCAATGCTTCTTGAAATAAAGTCCATCTATAATTCTGAGGTAAAAGGAGCCCCTGGTGACAGATTGTGCAGGTCAACTTGCAAAGTGCTTGGCAACGTAGATAAAGATGCAAGGTACAGGAAGGTTAACAGGGACAACAAAAACACCCAGCAATCTTCTCTCCTCCCATTTACCATCACTGAAAACAAAGATGCCCCAAGAGCAGGTAATTAGagactttttaaaatgaaagtcttTTTTTCAAAATCAGCATGTTGGAAACAATATTTATTGATCTATACAATTTGTGGTGATGCAaggaaaagatttttatttcctgGCCATAGACAATATCTTGTGGAAAACTAAGTTCGAGGGTGGAAATATAACCCAGGAAATTCTGAATATTTTTCACAATCTTCCAAAATACTTTCAAAGAACAAGTTTTCTGTCTTGTGCAACAAGAATCCTTCTGCTCAGTATCTTTGTATTTTGGTTGTATTTAGtaattttcctcttttatttaaTAAGTCATGCTCATTTGATAAGTTTCATATTGACATTGATgtcccttctctctcctcctcagtgCTATGGGGCTCCTGGTATGACCATGTAAAGGGATGGTGGGATATGAAGGACCAGCATCACATTCTCTACCTTTTCTATGAGGACATGAAAGAGGTGAAGGCAATACGATCCCCATCCTGTCATCCAGTTCCTGGGATGTGGGGACACTGGAATGTGGACTTACCAACAGAAGAACCTCTCCATGACACTCTTTCCAGCTAGGTTTTCCCCTCAGCTCTCACCATATTTTTTGTCTTCAGAATTATCTTTTGTTCACACTTTCCAGAAGACCCTTTTTCTCTGGAAATAGCTTGTGCCTTCTAGCCAGATCACCTTGTTGAATCCTGATACATATGAGTCATGTTTCTTTACCTACAAAATTATATCATCTCTATCTCATGAGATTATTGTAAAGATTTTTGCAATCATAACTATCAATTGTGCATATTTATGTTCAAGAAATCtacttccttctctctcttctaTGCCCTCCTCACTACTTGAGGTCTAGTCCATTTGAAATTTGCAGGATTAGTGTCACACATTAGGACAGTGAACTGATTTCTTcatttcattgtggatgagtagATAGCAGATTCAACACTTGTGAGTCTGGATTAATGTCCTTGAATTACAAATTCCCACCTATGACCATGCTAAGAAGTACTCTAAAATTTAATCAAAAGCTATAACTCCTTTTTTGCAACTATTTTTTTATCAGAAAGAAGCAAGGTACTAACATGTACACTTCTGGGTAAACTCGTTCTTTTATTAACCTTCTATTAAACTCATAGACCATTTGCTGCCAATTCTTATAGCCCAGACACTCGAGTTAATTATCACACTAACCAACACTCTCCTTTGTTCACTATGCCTTCCCTGATCTCCTCCAGAAGTTGACAtttctccttctcttgaggtctccTGGTCTCTCTCAGATGATCCCCATCCTGTCCTCCCCGTTCCTGGGATGTGGGGACACAGGAAGCACATCCAGAACTTCAATTGGTCATTTTATACCCAGTTTCCTTCTTGCAGGGCAATTTCCTTGATGATAGAAATAGTCCCAATCTTCTTGTTGCTGCACATCTGGGGTAGTACAGTGCCTTTCACTAGTAACACTTGAGAAATATTTGTGGAATATATTTGAATGAATCCCttaacacatctctttacaaatgcAGTTAACCTTAACAGAATATCATCCCTAATGGAAGatcccaaaatatttattttgtgtaaTTGTTCTACATACAGAACCCAAAGAGGGAAATTGAGAAGATATTGAAGTTCCTGGAGAAAGACATAATAGAGGAAGTTCTGAATAAAATCATCTATCATACCTCATTTGATGTCATgaagcaaaacccaatggccaaCTATACTACTCTACCTAGCAGCATCATGGGCCACTCCATCTCCCCTTTTATGAGGAAAGGTAGATGAGACATATATCCTAAGATGTCAAGTGAAACCCTGTAATTCTCATGTCTACTTGGATTTTCCCATTAGTGTTTGATGCTGCATTGCTTATTCTTGCCAGCAATACCACTGTACAACTTGGGTGTACACTCAATTCTCCCTGGACTCCTGCAGCAATCACTGAGATTTTGCCTTGTTTCAGGGATGCCTGGTGACTGGAAGAACTATTTTACTGTGGCCCAAAATGAAGAATTTGACAAGGACTACCAGAAGAAGATGGCAGGGAGCACTCTGACCTTTCGCACAGAGATCTGAGAGCTGCTGGTGGGGGAGGTGGGGTGCTGCCCCAGACTTTATTACTAGATTGTACCCATTTAAACCCCATGATACTTAAAAGCATTCTTCCTCTTATCCTAAACCATTCCACGCTATTTGTAGATCCTGAACTACTATAATAATACTTCATTAAAACATAATCAAATCCTGGATAGAAAGTTTTAAATTAGTTACATGGTCATTGGTGTGGACTCCTGCCTCATGAAAATATACTCTGTACTAAGGCAAAATAAACACAACTTCACTCCATCACTTGTCTATAACTATCTGGTTTCTCAAAGACACAATTCCTGAAAAGAGATGAATAAATAAGAACAGAATTTCAGCGcaagagaaattttaaaacaaagcaaAGAGAATAAGAAGTACCAGGGAGAATATGAAGaactatttttttattctaaacaTTTGTCTTGGTCCACTTTGTACTGCCATAACTGACATGGATGATTTATAAAGAACAGCGATTTCTTAAAATTCTGAAGTGTAGGAATTTCAAAGTTGAAAGGTTCACATCTGGCAAGAACTTTCTTGATGCATCATTCCATGGTGGAAAGTGTGATGGCAAGAAAGGATGAAAGGTGGGGGCTTACCCTTTCATTAGGAACTCACTGCCCCCCTCCCCAAATTCATCCCTATGGCGATGCCCttaatgacctaatcacctcttatGAGGATCTTCCTCTCAACTGTGTTGCAATGGAGACTGAGTGTCTAACACAAGGTTGGGGGACATAGTAAACCACAGTGATGGTCAAGAATGAGAAAAATGATGACACAGCTCTAATATTAGACTATGAGATACAGAAGATAACATGAAAATGGAATCCAGGAAGCTGGGTCTGATCCAGGATGACCTGAAACGGTCTAAAGACCAAAGAGAAAGGTCACTGCTGCGCATTGGAGCAAATGCTAAAAAACAGAGGATAATCAAGAACCTGAGCCACCTTCTGTGACCAAAGTAAGGCTGAAAAGCAGAAAGAGATTTTATATTTCAGATGAACTTCTTAGAAAAAAAGAACTATAAATTCacataggaaaaataaaatgaaaaattcagtCCCTTATACATTTTAAGAAAGATTTGAATCTTATATCTCTGGGGGAAAATATCACTTTTCATACTTTTTAAATAGAAGGCTTCTAGCAACATTGTTCTTACGGTCAAGTTAACCATAAAATCatgttctgttttctccttttcatTAAAACCTGTCTCACAAAAATTTCTGCCATCATTTGCACAAGGTATTCAAACATCTGCATTATTTTTATAGAATGTTAGCAAAATGCATTTTGTGTGAAGGGTGATTTCCTATACCACTAAACaaatgataaagaaaattatCTCCACCTAAGAACAAATTAAGCCCTATCTGTGTTCTTTCCTCTTTCTACTTTCTAAGGGAAGCAAATCATTAACCACATGACAAACAATCCAGTACTGTGGTCGTGCTGCAGTGTTGACCAGCATGAACGCCTTCAGTTCACATACCAGGAACTTCCTGAAACTTTACACAGAAAGCACATAATACTTCCCTTTCTTAATGTCATATGGGCTGGTCATATAAGAGGTATTAAAAAATAAGCAATATGTCTGGAGTTTTCAAAACTAGGCAAAACCTACCTTACTCTTTTGAAAattgtaaaaattttttttacttttatttttgtaaaaatcAATTCCACTCTCCTAGTTCTCAAAAATTTCAATTAAAGTATTTCTGAACTTCTTTCTTTAAAGCTctgttatgggctggggatgtggctcaagcggtagcacgctcacctggcatgcgtgcggccggggttcgatcctcagcaccacatacaaacaaagatgttgtgtccaccgaaaactgaaaaataaatattaaaaattctttctttctctcttctctctctctctctctctctctctctctctctctctctctctctctgtctctccctctctctaaataaaaagctCTGTTATGCCCTTTTAATAATATTCTAGGTACTACAAAGAATAATTATCTGGCTTCCATGttgcactcctgtaatctcagtgatttgggagcctgaggcatgaGAATTGAGAGTACAAGGTCAGCTTCAGTATCTTAATGAgattctcagcaatttagtaaaaccctgtataataatacaaaaaaaaatggggacTGGGTATGTAACTAAGTGGTCAAGCATATCTTGGTTAATCTCTAATACCAACAAAAAAGAAtaattaatggtttaatttaatttttaaatatctgtGGTCCCAACCCTATAGAATAACGATGATAGAGGCAATGAACATCCACAAAGTCTTCCTAATCTAACATGCTAAACGTTCATGGGTACTTTCAAAAAAACCTTTATTCTAATGAGacactacatacacacacacacacacacacacacacacacacacacacacctaaatgaaTCAGTCATGGAAGATCAAATTGTAAATAGTTATGCATAAATTACTTGGTAAGCATTCACTTACAAGAAGTTTGATCAAAAAATTTGAAATAGAATTAGGAGAGCCAGAAATATTTCACTATTCAACAATCTCACTATTTGAATGAGAaaaccaagagagagagagagagagagagagagagagagagagagacagagacagagacagagactatGTTGGATGCAGTGGAATAAGGATTCCCCCAGTCTCTAGCTAGTGTTCCATCCCCTCCTCACTATAAAACCAcagatttgggctggggatgtggcttaagcagtaatgtgctcgcctggcatgtgccgggtgctgggtttgatctttagcaccacataaaaataaaataaagatgttgtgttcactgaaaactaaaaaataaatattaaaaaattctctctctctctctctctctctctctctctctctctctctctctctctgtgtctctgtctctctctctctcaaaaaaaaacatAGATTAAAAATGCCTTAAGCTTAGAAGGCTGAAGCTgaaagattgcaagtttaaagacaGCGTcatcaacttggcaaggcccGGAACAACTaattaagaccctgtctcaaaataaaaataaaataaaataaaaatggctggagatttttctcagtggttaagtacccctggatttaatccctagtaccaaaagaaaagtaCTTTCTCTTCAGACaacattttttagttctttgattCTACTTATTACTTTGAAGAGCACTACCACAATTTAACTGTTCTTTGGATCCTTTTTTATCATGTAACAAATCCCAAAACCTAGCAAGCTGGCTTTATTCCATGATTAATCCTTGAATTTCCCTGACTCCCAAACCCACCTTTGCTTCCATTTAATTAACTATAAAATCTCTTCATTAAAATCatcaaccatttcaaatttcattttcaTCATACACAAAGCAAAAAGAAGGGTTCTTGTTTTTTCTGAGTATCTTGGTATCCCTCTTGGAAACCTCTTTATCCTGGGAAATCTACCTGTGCACTGGGCTGCACCTGGCCTTGTACTGGCATTGCCTCATGTTAGCCAacattcttgtttttttctttatttaaacagccattttataaattaatatgTATATAATGTAATTCCATCTGTATACATTACAATGCATGTTTTTTACAggtatatattttattgtttttgttgttgttagatatacatgagagcagagcatattttgacatattatacagacATGGAGTACGACTCATTCCAACCAGGATCtcgttcttgtggttgtacataatgtggcaTTACACTGGCAGTGTATTTGTTGAACTCATGGAAGTGTGTCTATAGCAACCACCCACAAACCCTGAAAAGCAGAAGTCTTGGATTGCATAAATGTCCATATGCTTTGAGTGAACATCACTGATTTGTCTCATCTGATCCTTACATAAAGAgacaaaatgataaaaatatattcAGAACATGGTTCAagtgaagatatatatatatatatatatatatatatatatatatatatatatatatatatatatatatacctcctATATTCCTTCTCCTCTGCCCCAGAGAGGCAGTCTGGCTCAAGCTGAAGTCCTGGTGCCATCTAACTGGAGCTTCTCTGAGAGGGTGAACAGACATTCTCCAGAtccatatttatgaagatagaagTCCTGGTTTAGGATCACATGGAAGTCCCCAAATCTAGATGCTATAAGAACTTTCCAATCTCCTTCCCAAAGAGCACTGAGGAGACCTCCTTCAAAATAGGAGACTATCACCAGAGAGGGAATTACATCTGTGTGAGGCTTATGAGGGGGAAAACACCCAACTGTCCAGGAAAAATGAGGGTCCCGGTTCCCAGATCTCTTGAGCTCCTGAGGCGGGAACTCCTCATCAACTCACCTCCCCACTGGACCACCCCTTGGGAAATGGTATACATGCCACGAGTTCTAGGAGTAAGGAGGTGGACATAGAAGGGACCCATGGTATATGTGGGTCATGCTGGCAAGAATTCTGTAGTAAAGACAAGGCGTTATTTTCAAGTAATTAACAGGAACATGGCCTCCATCCAGAAGAGGAAGGGAATCAAGAAGAGTTCGGAGTACTTAGCTCTCCATGCATTAGGTCATCCCCAGTGAACCACTGAATTGTGAAATGTTGTGGGGAACAAGCTTCCAAGGAGAAGGCACGAATGGCGTCCCCCCAGAGTGATCAGGCCTATATCCATAGTTTCAGAGAAAAAACTTAACTGACTAGCACTTGGCCTACCAAGGCTGAAAATTCCAGAATCCATCATGTCTTTAACCAGGGGGCCACTCTCTGCCTCACTAAACTCTGAGGTGATGAAGAACATCCCCAACCACCATGTGTGAGCAACAGGGAATAATGAACAGTGCAGGTGAAGGGAACAACAGGCCAATTTGCCTTCCTCCAGAGGGTCTATGAACAGTGGGCTGTAATGCTGAATATGAGTTCCTGCAGGAAGCCACCATGAGATGCATGAGGACCTTTATAGCAGAGAAGCCAGCGAGGGGGTACCAATTGGGAACTTACAGCGGCAATCCCTGCTATCAAGATTGCCCTTTGCAAGTGAACTCCCCCTCCATTCTGCCAAAAGGTTTCTAAGCATCACCAGAGATGGGCATGACCTTTTAAGAATTGAGCAACCTGCCTGCCCCTACCTTTATCCTGTTTTGGTGAAGAATTTTCTATCAAAAATCTTTGATGTTTtctgatataaataaatcaagcGTGGGCTCCCTTCTTTGTTAGAAGCTAAACCCATCTGATCAGCTTGGCCCATGGCTGCCCTCACTCTGAAACTACTTTTCTGTGTCCTGCGGTTATCTCATAGTGGTACTACTTAGCTTTTATTTACAGCCAGCCCATGCTTCTGGAGGGAACCTATTCCCTCGCTCTTGCAGGATGTGGGCGAAAAGTtcagatgcccctcccagccaccCACATGTTTGTGAGCCTAGGACTCCTCTCCGGGCCTCAGGGAGGAGGAAGGTGGAATTGTTGAAACATTAGGTCACAGCCTGCTTGTAATCCTGGAGGAAACTGCAATCGGCCACAGGCTGTGTATTAGGCTGCCTTCTCACAGCTTCAGGAAGCCATGACAAACTCTGTTTGGAGCTTGTGTCCCAGAAGCAAACCCTGGCAGTAAGATTTTGATGCAAGTTCTTCAAGAAAGAATCATCAGGGAGTAGGGAGACAATATGGAAGCCCAGCAAGGATGTGGGCTCCATATGTGAGATTGACCTGCCAGCCCAGAGTTGTGAATTCCTCCCTGGCCTTTTGCCATCCAAGCTGGGAGAACCAGAGGTGATTTCCACTTGTTATTTAGGAGAGCAATGTTTCCTTGAGTGCTCTTGTTGTGGATGTCCAATATTTTAAATACTATGGTATAAAGTTTAAAATGCTTAAATACTATGGTACAAAGGCAAAGTGTCTCATGTTAACAAATGGGAAGGAAGACTATGAACACAATTTATATAGAGAGGAGAgaaaacacaaacatacacaatTACAGTCCTCAATTGTGTTAACTGATCATGTATCTAAGGGGAATTGGTTCTAGGATTCCTCCATGAATACCTAAGTCCATGGATGTTCAATCTCTTACATCAAATGCTGCAGTATTTGCCTATAAACTATATACTCCTGTATGCTTTAAGTCAACTCTAGATTATGTATAATATCTAACACTGTGACGGTGTACTGTAAATGATTGGTATACTGTATGGTCTATggaataatgacaaaaaaataGTCAGTACATAGACACAATTTTCAATCTAGGTTTGTTTAATCTGAAGATGCAGAAACTGTGGACATGGAGGGTCAACTGTATCTACTTTCACTACccatttaatattcttttttgtcTCCATCAAAAACTCAGCAGATCTTTGCCTGATGTGTGGAAAGGGACCTAAACATTCATCCCTAAGTGTCTTAAGTCTGAATTGAAGAGTTATAATTCCCATTGATGTCCACAGGTCATGACAATACTAAGAGATTTCCATTCTAATTCATATTCACATAGTATAATAATACTAAGAGAAAATCTAGGAGATCTCCTGTATCCTAGACTTGCTCTTCCTTGCCTCCATTGTAGTCTGTGGGGCCAGGGGCATTTAGGGCAGTACATTAGATATGGTACTTGCACCATCAGGGCCTGCCCAATCCAGTCTCATATGTATCTCTTCCATTCAATGACAGTGCTGCACTGCACGTGCAACCTTACAACTTGGGGGCCCAGGTTATAGCAGTTTGTGAGTGAAGCTCAGGTCACATGGTAACTTGGTGGCCAACGGTTGAATATCCAATCTCTATGAAAGTCCAGTAGCAGGCTAAGACCTGTCTCTAAAATGGAGATAGTCCTCTGAGGGTGATTACATTGATTTGCTCAAAAATCCTGAAGGCCTGAGTGATGATTCACCTAGAGCCCTGCCTAAGGCTCTTCACAGCATAAATATTACAAGCACCATTCAAGCACCATTGTATCTGGTGGCTCAGGTGGCAAGGCAGACTATACATACTTTCCTGGGTCTCACTCTAACACAGAAGCTTTTGCGGTCAACAATATATGGGCTGTACTCTGTCAAAGTGTACCTCACTGGAAGAGCATCAGTGCTGCTCTCCATGTCACAGTCTTCTGGTCAGTGGCCTCTGTGTGGTGCTGAGTAAGGCCATGCAGCCCCTGCTCTAGAGCTGCATTGCCAAGACCATGGTTCCTGAGTAGCTGCAACAGCAGGAGGACCGTGACAACCTGAGGTCTGTTTCTGTGCACCTGAATGTTGATTCGTCACTTCAGATTGACATACCTGATGCACTCAGTGACAGAGATAAGGTCAAGTTGACAGTGCACACCAAGACTCCACAGCCCACATTTCAGAGCCCAGAGTTTTCTGTCACCAGGtgatgaaaccgctgttgaccggtgacgagttcttgcttccccaatgttgaagaataacaccagaaagcacacgccgaggcaaggtcagagtagaaattagaagtttattaaaggacagcagaaaagacttctccgggaggaagaaggggacccaagaggtggaatccgtggaagggctgttctttcccctttttatagttctttcagtgatggaatgtaggttggaggcctacaggtgggcttaattatcaccttttgggatgggctatctccaagtctgttggggctgttttcccgggctccattaacatttctttgaggtggactttggcctagggccttttcaggacttcattaacattccatgagttgtcctgcgttttcctgagtcattcccagcatggcctccattttagatttcactcgatattagacccgatttacctgactacactgactacctaactttaaatctggcttcagtgaCATCAAAACTTTGTGTGACTATATGATACTCTATTGAAGCCACAGACTAGGCTTATTATTCCTCCTGCTTCTACAAAACCAAATTTCAATGGTCCTCAAAAGAAGATGCAGAAACTGACAGAGGGTGAAGGATCTCTGACAAAAGAAGAATTTGCAAAGATGAAGCAATAACTGGAAGCTGAGTATCTTGCTGTCTTTAAGAAGATTACGTCC
This window contains:
- the LOC143640905 gene encoding sulfotransferase 1C1-like gives rise to the protein MSLEEMKDLHLEEKDLQPETTEIDEILMTKLIRDNWDKIWNSQEISDDLLIATYAKAGTTWTQEIVDMIQNDGDVQKCQRANTFDRHPFLEWSLPPPLNSGLDLANKMPSPRTLKTHLPVQMLPPSFWKENSKIIYVSRNAKDCLVSYYHFSRMNSMVPDPGTWEEYIETFKDGKVLWGSWYDHVKGWWDMKDQHHILYLFYEDMKENPKREIEKILKFLEKDIIEEVLNKIIYHTSFDVMKQNPMANYTTLPSSIMGHSISPFMRKGMPGDWKNYFTVAQNEEFDKDYQKKMAGSTLTFRTEI